In Proteus vulgaris, one DNA window encodes the following:
- a CDS encoding PD-(D/E)XK nuclease family protein, whose translation MTDFNKQEDFCDESVKKKYSAIINLARNTALKHDELEDNLLCSTNLVDVLNINENKHSIILKKILNNKKGNEYKFIPSFLKQVLKKEIIFNYNELKIKTESNRVDISIEDGFNAIIIESKVCNAPDQERQLERYIDKFISNGYQEEKIFILYLTGHKKESYRPESLGKYKKSNKVYFKLSSFESEILTWLEKDVYPHINKNNKAFDSFVYQYKDSLKIKFLNQHEEEKNKMNDEINDYILNEINISENYIDDGIDEIKKIINDTESLRKNLNALLIREVERVFTLWGNKIKNDYPQLAFSDDNCEINEKHVGVLINYNKNKFSVAIEKDSSNIYIGVKVHSYKEPGLNEEIAKLLNNVFDTSYKIGVNYWYGWKYINNYGQVYSNFELLLDKINQEIELLSKNKK comes from the coding sequence ATGACTGATTTTAATAAACAGGAAGATTTTTGTGATGAATCGGTAAAAAAGAAATACTCAGCCATTATAAATTTAGCAAGAAATACAGCTCTAAAACATGATGAATTAGAAGATAATCTTTTATGCTCTACTAACTTAGTTGATGTGCTTAATATTAATGAAAATAAACATAGTATTATTTTAAAGAAAATATTAAACAATAAAAAAGGTAATGAATATAAATTTATTCCTTCTTTTTTAAAACAGGTTTTAAAGAAAGAAATTATATTTAATTATAATGAATTAAAAATTAAAACAGAAAGTAATAGAGTTGATATTAGTATTGAAGATGGATTTAATGCAATTATAATAGAAAGTAAAGTTTGTAATGCACCAGATCAAGAACGACAATTGGAAAGGTATATTGATAAATTTATCTCTAATGGATATCAAGAAGAGAAGATTTTTATTTTATATTTAACGGGGCATAAAAAAGAAAGTTACCGACCTGAGAGTCTTGGTAAGTATAAAAAAAGTAATAAGGTTTATTTTAAACTTTCTTCATTTGAAAGTGAAATATTAACATGGTTAGAAAAGGATGTTTATCCTCATATAAATAAAAACAATAAAGCTTTTGATTCTTTTGTTTATCAATATAAAGATAGTTTGAAAATTAAATTTCTAAATCAGCATGAAGAAGAAAAAAACAAAATGAATGATGAAATAAATGACTATATTCTTAATGAAATAAATATATCTGAAAATTACATTGATGACGGCATTGATGAGATAAAGAAAATCATTAATGATACAGAATCATTAAGAAAAAATTTAAATGCTCTCTTAATAAGAGAAGTAGAGAGAGTTTTTACTTTATGGGGTAATAAAATAAAAAATGATTATCCTCAGTTAGCGTTTTCAGATGATAACTGCGAAATAAATGAAAAGCATGTTGGTGTTTTAATCAATTATAACAAAAATAAATTTTCGGTTGCTATCGAAAAAGATAGCTCGAATATTTATATTGGTGTAAAAGTTCATTCTTATAAAGAACCAGGGCTTAATGAAGAAATAGCTAAATTATTAAATAACGTATTTGATACCTCTTATAAAATAGGAGTAAATTATTGGTATGGATGGAAATATATCAATAATTATGGTCAGGTTTACTCTAATTTTGAATTATTATTGGATAAGATAAATCAAGAAATAGAACTGCTATCTAAGAATAAAAAGTAG